Proteins encoded within one genomic window of Pristiophorus japonicus isolate sPriJap1 chromosome 11, sPriJap1.hap1, whole genome shotgun sequence:
- the zw10 gene encoding centromere/kinetochore protein zw10 homolog: MSSFVAEVLASSGRLEKEDISTKMGRLARRAEEVKGEVCDMINKKFEEFTPSLRSAEDLVNQVDGISMEIDVLKSQIENEVQKDLRVAVTEFSELKQQLEKTTVLLSVLSQLHAFDTALETHQQALLEKNYSKCATHINKAQCNLTLLKSRKGVELKMLQVLNTELIVQREKLLYHLGEEWKQLAVWNLPPPPAPTKAEELFGWTLKTELHLCNVMSKKKSDLEPLLISILQGFAILGELNRKLKCFSQILLMYVLKPLVVDPSLDVEIELQTHDAILRFSAFERKSDHTSPEKVYQKMITVLEFLHQHLLYVPLWDSVDHNVKQDVILAEMLGDMIWEDLSEVIIKNCLVYSIPANSSQLDQYEEVIKETDKFEKKLKEMQYLQGHSTDLLKYARNVNVHFASKKCQDVIMAARNLMTSEIHNTVKITPDSRISIPKLPNPGSVSKAKIPKTANVASSDMVSLASGKQLSHRTLCVPACRISESVQKLVELAYQTLSEATSATPECAVQLFYTVRNMFHLFYDVVPTYHKETLQKLPQLAGIHHNNCMYIAHHLITLGHQFQCSLPSPLSSGAVIFVDFVPSFRRLGTECFLAQLCAQRDELLERLSNARNLSGLDDADNYSAANKAVRQVIHQLKSLGKVWQDVLPVHIYCKAMGTLLNTAVTEIVNKVTILEDISSESADCLYLLCRTILEEGPRIFQPLPEENKNKKFQEEVPIYVPKWLKFKELMVVLQASLQELVDRWTDGKGPFAAEFSPVEAKSLIRALFQNTERRAAALAKIR; this comes from the exons GGTGAAGTCTGCGACATGATCAACAAGAAGTTTGAGGAGTTCACCCCAAGTTTAAGAAGTGCAGAGGATTTGGTCAATCAAGTGGACGGGATCTCGATGGAGATAGACGTCCTTAAGTCACAGATTGAAAATGAG GTGCAGAAAGACCTTCGTGTTGCAGTGACTGAGTTCAGTGAGCTGAAACAACAGCTGGAGAAAACTACGGTTTTACTGAGCGTGTTGTCCCAGTTGCATGCG TTTGATACTGCCCTTGAAACCCATCAGCAAGCTTTGTTAGAAAAAAACTACAGCAAATGTGCTACTCACATCAATAAG GCACAGTGCAACCTGACCCTACTAAAATCGAGGAAGGGTGTTGAACTGAAGATGTTGCAAGTGCTCAACACGGAGCTCATCGTACAGCGGGAGAAATTACTGTATCATCTGGGGGAGGAGTGGAAGCAACTGGCAGTCTGGAATCTGCCTCCGCCACCGGCTCCTACAAAAG CTGAGGAATTGTTCGGGTGGACTTTGAAGACCGAGCTACACTTGTGCAACGTGATGTCAAAGAAGAAGAGTGACCTTGAGCCACTGCTTATATCGATACTCCAAGGCTTTGCTATCCTCGGGGAACTGAACAGAAAACTGAAATGCTTCA GCCAGATCCTGTTGATGTATGTTTTGAAGCCACTGGTCGTTGACCCTTCCCTTGATGTTGAGATTGAGCTTCAGACACACGACGCAATATTAAGATTCAGTGCCTTTGAAAGGAAGTCTGATCACACTTCGCCAgaaaaggtttaccagaagatgaTCACTGTGTTGGAGTTCCTGCACCAACATCTGCTTT ATGTGCCTCTCTGGGACTCTGTGGACCATAACGTGAAGCAGGATGTAATCCTGGCAGAGATGCTGGGAGACATGATCTGGGAGGATTTATCAGAAGTCATTATCAAGAACTGTTTAGTCTATTCTATACCAGCAAACAGCAGCCAGTTGGATCAGTACGAAGAG GTGATAAAGGAAACGGATAAGTTTGAGAAGAAGCTCAAAGAGATGCAGTATTTACAGGGCCATTCCACAGACCTGTTAAAATATGCTAGGAACGTAAACGTCCACTTTGCCAGCAAGAAGTGTCAGGATGTGATAATGGCTGCCAGAAACCTGATGACGTCTGAGATCCACAACACAGTGAAG ATTACGCCCGACTCCAGGATCTCCATACCAAAGCTGCCCAATCCAGGGTCGGTCAGCAAAGCAAAAATTCCAAAGACCGCCAACGTTGCTTCGAGTGACATGGTAAGCCTGGCGAGTGGGAAGCAGCTCAGCCATCGGACGCTCTGCGTGCCCGCCTGCCGGATCAGCGAATCGGTCCAGAAGCTGGTGGAACTGGCCTACCAGACGCTTTCCGAGGCCACGAGCGCCACGCCTGAATG TGCCGTGCAGCTGTTCTACACAGTTAGAAACATGTTCCACTTGTTCTACGACGTGGTACCTACCTATCACAA GGAGACCCTGCAGAAGTTGCCCCAGCTGGCTGGCATTCACCACAACAATTGCATGTACATTGCCCATCACCTGATTACCCTGGGACACCAATTCCAATGCAGCCTCCCAAGTCCTTTGTCCAGTGGAGCTGTGATCTTTGTAGACTTCGTGCCAAGTTTTAGGAGATTAG GAACCGAGTGTTTCTTGGCACAGTTGTGTGCCCAAAGAGATGAGTTGCTGGAAAGGTTGTCGAACGCAAGGAATCTTTCAGGCTTGGACGATGCGGATAATTACTCTGCTGCAAACAAAGCTGTCCGACAG GTGATACATCAGTTAAAGAGTCTGGGCAAAGTTTGGCAAGATGTGCTTCCGGTTCATATATACTGCAAAGCCATGGGGACTTTGCTGAACACAGCAGTTACAGAGATTGTGAACAAAGTCACAATTCTAGAG GACATCTCCTCGGAAAGCGCTGACTGCCTCTATTTGTTATGTCGAACTATACTCGAGGAAGGGCCCCGAATCTTCCAACCACTACCTgaagaaaacaaaaacaaaaagtttCAGGAAGAGGTTCCAATATATGTGCCAAAATGGCTGAAATTCAAGGAGCTGATGGTGGTGCTGCAGGCTAGTCTGCAGGAGCTGGTGGACAG ATGGACTGATGGAAAGGGGCCTTTTGCAGCAGAATTTTCCCCAGTGGAGGCGAAGAGCTTAATCCGAGCTTTGTTTCAGAACACCGAGCGAAGAGCAGCAGCGCTGGCTAAAATTCGATAA